Sequence from the Desulfonatronum sp. SC1 genome:
GCCAGTTTCCCGGGTGCCTTGGGCACTGTTGTCCAAGACGAAGTCGATGCCCATCTTGTCAAACCAGGAGGTAATCCGGCCAAGGAACAGCAGGCCCACCAAGCCGATACGTTCATAGACTTCGCTCCAGAAGGCGTCGATCTTGGCCAGGGGGCGACTGACCAAGGCCAGGAAGGCGCGGCCCAGGTAGATGTAGAGGGTCTCGAAGTCCAGGTTGCGCTGGGCATGGGGCTTGAGCACCCCGCGCATGACCAGGAACCCCAGGCCGGTAAAGCCTAGCAGCATCAGGGTCATCAGCACCTTCCAGGCCGACCAGGGCTGGAAGTCGTAAGCGCCGGGATAGGGCAGGAAGCGGTACAGTAGGTCCGGATACAAGCCCTGAGCGATGCAGAGCACGGCCGCTGCTCCCATGGCGATGTACATGTTCACCGGAATGGGTTTGAGCGGCTTGTCATAGGTCGGCTTGCCGCCCCAGAAGGCGAAGTAGGGCAGTTTCAAACCCACGGAAAGAAACGTACCCACCGCGGCCACTTCCATGAGCATACCCAGGAGCACTTGGTGGTCGTTGAAGGCCCCGGTGATGGTCATGGTCTTGGAGACAAAGCCGTTGAAGATGGGCATCCCGGAGATGGATAGGCCCGCGACCACGTAGGCCAACATGACCAGGGGCAGGCGGCCGGCTAGGCCGCCAAGTTCGTTCAGCTTGGCCGTTCCGGCGGAATACAGCACCGCGCCCACGCTCATGAACAGCAGCCCCTTATAGAGGATGTGGGCGTAGGCATGGGCGCAGGTGCCGTTCAGCGTCATGGCCGTGCCGATGCCGATGCCCGCGACCATGTACCCCACCTGGGACATAATATGGTAGGAGAGGATGCGGCGGGCGTTGTTTTCCATTGTCGCGTAGAAGACGCCCCACAGGGCCATGGCCACGCCCATCCAGGCCAGGAATTCCCACCCGGCGAAGCCCCGAGCCAGGACGTAGACAGCGGTCTTGGTGGTGAAGGCGCTCATGAACACCGCGCCGGGGATGGTCGCCTCGGGGTAGGCGTCCGGCAGCCAGGCGTGGACGATGACAAAGGCCGCGTTGACCCCGAACCCGAGCATGATCAGCCAGTCGTAGTACTGGGCGTCAGCCGGGATGATCCCGGTGAAGGTGAAGTCACCCACAACCTGGTAGCGCAAGAGGATTCCGGCCAGCATCAGCAGCCCGCCGATGGTGTGGATCACGAAGTAGCGGATGCCCGCGCCCACGGCCCTGGGGTTCTCCTTGGAGTTGAACCAGATCAGCAGGGTCGAGGCCACACTCATGATTTCCCAGAAGATGAACAGCGTCAGGTAGTCCCCGGCAAAGACACAGCCAAAGGCCCCGCCCACGTAGACCGCCGCAGCCACGTGATGACGAATTTCTTTGAGGTGAAAGGCGTAAATGAAGCCGATCAGGGCCTGGATGGCGAAGACGTTGGCAAAGATCAGGGACAGGCCGTCCAGGCGGCCTAAAGTCAGGTCCAGCCCCAGGTAGCGCAGGTGCAGGTACTCACCCGGCGCGGCCGAAAACACGGCGATGATGGCCAGGATCGGGGCTAAAGGCAGCAGCCAGCGCCACCAGGTCACGGTGGTCCGGGCCAGGAGCAAAAGGACCAGCCCCAGGCCGAAAAAGGCGATGGTCGGGTGAAAGAAACTAGTCATGGATGTCCTCGGGTACGCCGATCAGCGGAGCGACGATGCGTTTCATCACAAAAGCCATGGCCACGGCCAGAACGAACCCGAACCCGGCCCAGAAGCCCGGGTACACTTCCCAGGCCACATGCGGGTCGTAGGGGCCGATGAAGAAGTTCAAACCGACAAGAACCGCGAGAACCGCGAAAAAAAGCAGTTTTAACAGCCCGGACAGGGAGCGCAGGGTCGCGATCAGTTTGTTTTCGTGAAGGGTGGTCTGGTCTTGCATAAGCGACTCCTAGAACTGGGCCATGGCCTTGATGAAGCCCATGAAGGTATCCGGGTACAAACCCAGGAAGATGGAGATCAGGGCGGTGAGGACCAGGGGCACGACCATGGTCAGGGGGGCCTCCTTGTAGTCTTCCAGGCGGACGCCCGGGGCCGGGGCCTCGAAAAAGGCCTTATATATGATCGGGCCGAAATAGCTGGCGTTGAGCACGGTGCTGGCCATCAGAGCGATAAGAATCACGATCTGCCCGGCGTCCAGGGCTCCGTTGGCCAGGTACCATTTGGTCACGAAGCCGCTGACCGGTGGCGCGCCGATCATGCTCAGGGCGGCCAGGGAAAAGGCCCCGAAGGTCCAGGGCATCCGTCGGCCCATGCCCGAGAGCAGGCTGATCTTCTTGACGTGCGTGGCCACGTAGATCGCCCCGGCGCCGAAAAACAGCGTGATCTTGGCAAAGGCGTGGTGGGCGATGTGCGTGGTGCCGCCCATCACGGCCATGGGCGTGAGCAGGGCCACGCCCAAGATGACGTAGGAGAGCTGGCTGACCGTGGAATAGGCCAGCCGAGCCTTGAGGTCGTCCTTGGTCAGGGCGATGCAGGAGGCCACGACGATGGTGAACGCGGCCAGGTAGGCCGTGGGGATGCCCAGGTAGAGCACGTCCATGGTTTCCAGGCCAAAGGCCGAGAGGATGATTCGACAGACACAGAACACCCCGGCCTTGACCACGGCCACGGCGTGCAGCAGAGCCGAGACCGGGGTGGGCGCGACCATGGCCGAGGGCAGCCAGTTGTGCAGCGGCATGATCGCGGCCTTGGCCAGACCGGCGATGAACAGCACGTAGGTCACGGTCACCGCGACTGGGTTGGCGTCCGCGGGGAAGATCCCGTGGACCACGTCGGTCAGGTTGAAATCCAGGCTGCCGGCCAGCACGTAGGTCATGATCATGGCCGGGAGCAGGAACAGCTTGGAGGTACCCATCAGGTAGACCAGGTACTTGCGGGCTCCGGCAAAGGATGTGTCGTCCTGGTGATGGGCCACCAGCGGGTACGTGAACAGGGTGATGACTTCGTAGAACAGGTACAGTGTAAAGATGTTCGCGCTGAAGGCCACGCCAAGGGCCCCGAAAATGGCTACCGCGAAGCAGAAGTAGTAGCGGGTCTGGGCGTGTTCGTTGAGCGAACGCATGTACCCGATGTTGTAGCTCGTGGCCAATATCCAGAGAAACGAGGCCACCAGGGCGAAGATCAGGGACAGGCCGTCCACGCCGAACTTGACCGTCACCCCGGGGATCAGGGTGAACAGGGTGTAGGTCCATATCTTGCCGTCAAGTACGTCGGGCACGAAGGACAGCACCGTGGCAAAGGTCAATATTCCCGCGGCAAAGGAGACTGCTTCGCGATTGTTGGGGTTGGACCGGGCCAGGACGATGCCCAGGGGCGCGACCAGGGTGATGAGCAGGGGAATGAGGATTTTGGCGCTGACCAGAATTTCAGGCATGACTTAGCCTCGCAGGGTGCGCAGGCGCGCGCTTTCTATGTGACCGTAGCGCTTGGCCACGACAATGATGATCGCCAGAACCAGAGCGGCTTCGGCCGCGGCCAGGCCCATCACGAACAAGGCAGCGGCATGACCCACGGCTCCAGAGGCGTCGGTGAGCTGCCCCGAAGCCACGATGCTTAAGCCCGCGCCGTTGAGCATCAACTCCACGCTGATCAGCATGCCCACCAAGCTGCGTCGCCAGATCACCCCGAACAGGCCCAGGGCCAGCAAAAGCAGGCTGACCAGTTGAAACATGGAAAGCGCCGTCATTGGCCTTGTCTCCTTTCAAAGGCCAGGAGCACCGCTCCGGCCATGGCTACGGTCAGGACCACGGAAATCAGCTCGAAAGCCAAAAAATAGGGCTCGATGAAGGTCCGGCCCAGGTCCAAGAGTACGATCTCCGTGGGATGCTCATGGGAGGCCAGGGGCTGCCAGCGCAGCACCCGGGCGATGAGCATGGTCGGGGCCAGGGCCGCGACGATACAGCCGACCACTACCCACCAGGGGCGGCCCGACTGCTCTTCCCCGCCCACCGGCGGCTTTGTGAGCATGATCGCGAAAAAAATCATAATGCTCACCGCGGCCACGTAGATCAGAATCTGCATCAAGGCCATGAACGGAGCGGCCATCAGCAGGTAGCAGCCCGCCACTCCGAAAAGCGTCAGCACTAAGCCGATAAGAGCCCGGACCAAGTTGCGGCTGAATACAGCCATCAGGCCGCCGAACAATATGATCGTCACATAGACGCCGAAGGCGACGTAGGCGAGAATTTCCATCACTTCTCCACCTTCTCTGTTTTTGGGTCTGTTTTGGAGTCTGTTTTGAGGTCAGGCCTGTTATCTGGATCGTCATCTGTTTTGTGAACTGGCTTGGGACTCGCCCCGGACAGGCCTTCAGCCTGGCTGCGCAACCGGGCCAGCAGGTCGAACTGAAAATCCTTGCGATCAAAGCCAGCCTGATAGATTTCATTGGAAAAACGCAACGAATCCGCCGGGCAGCTTTCCACGCAGGTTCCGCACAGGCTGCACAAGGAAAAGTCGTAGGTAAAGGAGGCTGGATTCTTGGGCGCGGAGGGCTTCTTGACCTTTTCGCCCCGGGCTTCGGCTTCTTCCATGGCTTTCTTCTGTTCCGGGGTCGGTTTGGGAGCCTTTTGCTTGACCACGGTCAGACAGGCGCTGGGACAGTTCATGGCGCACATGCCGCAGGAAATACACTTGGGTATCTCGGGTGCATCATCCTTGCCGGTCAGTTCAACATGGCCGTGATAGGTCCGCAGATTGGCGTCGTCCACGGTGGCCCGAGGATAATGCACCGTCACCTGGGGCCGGACAAAAGCCCGGAAGGTAACGCCCAAACCTATCGCCAGGCTCCACAGGCCTTGCAGCGCCTTTCCGAATTCACGAATCATGGTCATCAGGTCACCATCTCAGTTTGCCATCAAAGTTTGCCATCAAAGCTTTACAAGCACGAGGGTCACGACCAGGTTGATCAGGGCCAGGGGCAGGAGCCATTTCCAGCTCAGGTTCAAAAGCTGGTCGAAACGCACCCGGGGGTAGGTCCAGCGGAACCACATCATCACCAGCAACAGCAGATAGACCTTGGCCAAAAACCACCAGACGCCCGGGGCAGCCGGACCGTTCCAGCCGCCCAGGAACAAGGCCGTGGCCACGGCGCAGACCACGATCATGTTCGCGTACTCGGCCAGGAAGAAGATACCGAAGCCCATGCCTGAGTATTCAGTATGGAAGCCCGCGGTCAGCTCGCTTTCCGCCTCGGGCAGGTCGAAGGGAGCTCGGTTGGTCTCGGCCAGGGCGCAGACGAAGTAGATGAAAAAAGCCACTGGCTGGACCATGATGTTCCACTGCCACGGCCAGGCGCCCTGCCCGGAAACTATGGTTGACAGATTCAGCGAGCCGTACTGGAAGGCAATGGCCAGCACGGCCAGTAGCAGAGGAATCTCGTAGGCCACGGACTGGGCCACTGCTCGGGCCGCGCCCAGGAGCGACCACTTGTTCTCCGAACTCCACCCGGCCAGGCACAGGGCCAGGACGTTGATTCCGGCGAAGGCCAGAATCAGCAACAACCCCAAGTCCAGTTCCATGGCCGTGAGGAACGGGCCGAAGGGGATGGGCAGGAACAGGACGAAGACCGGGGCGAAGGAGATGATCGGCGCGGTCCAGAACAGCCATTTGTCCGCTCCCCGTGGGGTGATCAACTGCTTGCCCACCAGCTTCAGGGCGTCGGCCAGGGGCTGGAGCAGGCCGTGAGGTCCGACCTCGAAGGGCCCGGGCCGACGCTGAATGTGCCCGGCTACTTTCCGCTCCAGATAAACCAGGACCAGGCCGTTGAGGCCCACGAACCCGGCCAGCAGGGCCAACGCCAGGAAGATGGTGAACAATTCAAGAGGCATGCCGAAAGGAGGAGTCATGGGATCACCTGTCGATTTCCGGAATGACCATATCCAGGCTGCCCAGAATGGCCACGGCGTCGGCCAGCAAGGTGCCCCTGGTCACTTCGGCGAAGAGACTCAGATTGGAAAAACCCGGCGCGCGCAGCTTGACCCGGTAGGGCGTGGCGCTGCCGTCACTGACCAGATGTACGCCGATCTTGCCGCGCGCGCCCTCCACCGCGAAATATACTTCACCCTTGGGCGCTTTCCATTTGGGTTTAGGTGCGTTTTTGACCCAGAAATCACCGTCAGGCAGCATGTCCAGGGCCTGTTCAATGATGTCCAGGCTCTGCTCGATTTCAGCCATGCGCACATTGTACCGGGCCATGCCGTCGCAGTCGTCGTCAGTAGGGATGCTGAAGTTCAGCTCGGGATAGACGGAGTAGGGCTCGGCCCTACGCACATCGTAAGCCACGCCGGAGCCGCGCAGGGTGGGACCGGTGGCCCCGTAGCGCCGACACATCTCCACGGAGATGTGGCCCACGCCCTCCAGG
This genomic interval carries:
- a CDS encoding Na(+)/H(+) antiporter subunit D, translated to MTSFFHPTIAFFGLGLVLLLLARTTVTWWRWLLPLAPILAIIAVFSAAPGEYLHLRYLGLDLTLGRLDGLSLIFANVFAIQALIGFIYAFHLKEIRHHVAAAVYVGGAFGCVFAGDYLTLFIFWEIMSVASTLLIWFNSKENPRAVGAGIRYFVIHTIGGLLMLAGILLRYQVVGDFTFTGIIPADAQYYDWLIMLGFGVNAAFVIVHAWLPDAYPEATIPGAVFMSAFTTKTAVYVLARGFAGWEFLAWMGVAMALWGVFYATMENNARRILSYHIMSQVGYMVAGIGIGTAMTLNGTCAHAYAHILYKGLLFMSVGAVLYSAGTAKLNELGGLAGRLPLVMLAYVVAGLSISGMPIFNGFVSKTMTITGAFNDHQVLLGMLMEVAAVGTFLSVGLKLPYFAFWGGKPTYDKPLKPIPVNMYIAMGAAAVLCIAQGLYPDLLYRFLPYPGAYDFQPWSAWKVLMTLMLLGFTGLGFLVMRGVLKPHAQRNLDFETLYIYLGRAFLALVSRPLAKIDAFWSEVYERIGLVGLLFLGRITSWFDKMGIDFVLDNSAQGTRETGGILTAAQTGRLQDYLALAIALASGIALLVWYLS
- a CDS encoding monovalent cation/H+ antiporter subunit D family protein, with product MPEILVSAKILIPLLITLVAPLGIVLARSNPNNREAVSFAAGILTFATVLSFVPDVLDGKIWTYTLFTLIPGVTVKFGVDGLSLIFALVASFLWILATSYNIGYMRSLNEHAQTRYYFCFAVAIFGALGVAFSANIFTLYLFYEVITLFTYPLVAHHQDDTSFAGARKYLVYLMGTSKLFLLPAMIMTYVLAGSLDFNLTDVVHGIFPADANPVAVTVTYVLFIAGLAKAAIMPLHNWLPSAMVAPTPVSALLHAVAVVKAGVFCVCRIILSAFGLETMDVLYLGIPTAYLAAFTIVVASCIALTKDDLKARLAYSTVSQLSYVILGVALLTPMAVMGGTTHIAHHAFAKITLFFGAGAIYVATHVKKISLLSGMGRRMPWTFGAFSLAALSMIGAPPVSGFVTKWYLANGALDAGQIVILIALMASTVLNASYFGPIIYKAFFEAPAPGVRLEDYKEAPLTMVVPLVLTALISIFLGLYPDTFMGFIKAMAQF
- the nuoK gene encoding NADH-quinone oxidoreductase subunit NuoK — translated: MTALSMFQLVSLLLLALGLFGVIWRRSLVGMLISVELMLNGAGLSIVASGQLTDASGAVGHAAALFVMGLAAAEAALVLAIIIVVAKRYGHIESARLRTLRG
- a CDS encoding NADH-quinone oxidoreductase subunit J, which gives rise to MEILAYVAFGVYVTIILFGGLMAVFSRNLVRALIGLVLTLFGVAGCYLLMAAPFMALMQILIYVAAVSIMIFFAIMLTKPPVGGEEQSGRPWWVVVGCIVAALAPTMLIARVLRWQPLASHEHPTEIVLLDLGRTFIEPYFLAFELISVVLTVAMAGAVLLAFERRQGQ
- a CDS encoding 4Fe-4S binding protein, which translates into the protein MTMIREFGKALQGLWSLAIGLGVTFRAFVRPQVTVHYPRATVDDANLRTYHGHVELTGKDDAPEIPKCISCGMCAMNCPSACLTVVKQKAPKPTPEQKKAMEEAEARGEKVKKPSAPKNPASFTYDFSLCSLCGTCVESCPADSLRFSNEIYQAGFDRKDFQFDLLARLRSQAEGLSGASPKPVHKTDDDPDNRPDLKTDSKTDPKTEKVEK
- the nuoH gene encoding NADH-quinone oxidoreductase subunit NuoH: MPLELFTIFLALALLAGFVGLNGLVLVYLERKVAGHIQRRPGPFEVGPHGLLQPLADALKLVGKQLITPRGADKWLFWTAPIISFAPVFVLFLPIPFGPFLTAMELDLGLLLILAFAGINVLALCLAGWSSENKWSLLGAARAVAQSVAYEIPLLLAVLAIAFQYGSLNLSTIVSGQGAWPWQWNIMVQPVAFFIYFVCALAETNRAPFDLPEAESELTAGFHTEYSGMGFGIFFLAEYANMIVVCAVATALFLGGWNGPAAPGVWWFLAKVYLLLLVMMWFRWTYPRVRFDQLLNLSWKWLLPLALINLVVTLVLVKL